A segment of the Corvus hawaiiensis isolate bCorHaw1 chromosome 16, bCorHaw1.pri.cur, whole genome shotgun sequence genome:
TATTATAAGGTTTGCTGGCACCTTAATTTTGTTCCCTTGCTCCACTTGTTAAGGTTCAAATTAAAAACAGCAATTGCACATCGTGAATTAGTGAGTCTGTAAGTGCTTGTATGTGCAGCTGTGAATATTAGAGCAGATACTCTTATGTGACAGGCGGTGGTGTTAATTCAGATTATTAatcctttaaaaacagattGATCTGGAAAAGGTGGATGCTTCAGCATGGAGTGTACTGCTGGAGGTGAGCCTGAGTGTCACTTCAACCCCTCCCCAAGGGGATTTTAGCTAAACAGGCTGGATTTTCTAGGTCCCTTCACCAGATTTGGAGAGAATCCTTGCTCAGCAGCTTTCCCTTCTCAGTTTTCCTGCGTGGCAGCTTCCATACTGTGTTTACAGCACACACCTGGGCCAATTTGCTATGGTTTGCACTCCCCTCTGGCAGGTGCTTGCCTTGCCCAATTCTTATGAAGCAGCCCCAGCTGGAAGTTAATTACAAGACAAGGATTTCTTCTATTACACTGGGGTAAAACAAACCCTCCCTGTCTGCTATCATTTAAGCAATTTCCTCAGAACCAGGAAAACcctaaaatgaaaagaaatattgtcAAACTATGAAACACTGAGAAATTAGGGTCAAGTCTTTCCTTGAAGTTTGACTCATTAGCACAGCTGTTGCTGCTAACTTCATTGTAAAGTGCTATCAAGATTCAGAGCCCAGCCTCAATTCTGACTTCAGCTTGGGAATAAATTATCCTTGTACTTTAAATATACTGACAAAAGTACAATCAGGAAAAGTCagttattttgaaaagcaaagctaCTTTTTAGTTGCTTAAGCAGCTCATTTACTGCTGgtttaatcacagaatcccataatgggcagggacaccttccactatcccaggttcctccaagccccatccaacctggcctggacacttcagggatggggcagccacagcttctctgggcaacctctttcTCCAAttaacaaaaaccccaaactcaaaCTATTTCCAGCCTGACTTCTCAATCCAATACTAATTTCAGTGTCCTGGCTGCAAACAGGCAAATCTTGAGCTAACTCAGGCAGGCAGGCCTGACTTCCCCAGCCTGCTGTGCAGTAGTTccctcaggaggcagcagcagcatcccaaagCCTCACACCTGAGCAGTGGGAAGTGAGTGGAGGTGTGGATGAGCTGGGACTGAGCAGACAGAGCCATGAGTGAGGCTGGGAAGCCAAGGTACCAcagtgcaggtgctgctggggctgttctGCCACCAGTTTAGTCACATCAGCCTAGATTTTGCCAAATAAACTCCAAGTGgttaaaaataactgcaaacCTAAAGTGAGAGCTACATTAAAACATAACCATAAACCACCAAATTGTAGGAAAAATCATATTTGCCTGCACTGAGCAGAACAAGTCTCTTGGAAATGGGTCACTCATCACACCTGACCCAGGGACTAATTCTGGGGGCCTGGTGTGAAGTGTTAATTCTTTACAGGGACTTCAGGAATAACTTAAAAGTTCACAGGCCTATTATAATTGAGCAGCAGAGGTCTTAAACCCTCTTGCAGACAGAATGCTATGTAGGGATGAGATACAGACTTGGCAGAGCACATTTCCTACGTAGGGATGAGAACACAGAGTTGGCAGAGCACAATTCCAAGCGCATGTCCGAACTCAAGCTACAAACAGGAGCAGTTTAGCTGCAATTGCAGTTTCTGTGAGTACAAACCTTATTCGCAGTAACCATCCCCACCTGTGAAGGCATTGGGGTAGAGCTGTTAGGCAACAGAATTGATACTCTGCATTCCAACACATTAGTCTAATTCTAGAGAAGCTGCAGTGTCATGGGAAAGTTTCAACCATTATTAATCATAAGTAGATTTAAAAGCATTAGTCTCCCACATTCAGTATCTCTTCCTTCAGAATTTCCCAGAATAAGCAGCAACTCAGCAGGAGAACATTCCAAAATCTGCTCATTTTGAATGGCCTCagcaattacattttaaaaaaataaactttattaaCTGTCTTTATTAACATTATCCCTATCAAATCAATAACTACAAGCTTCATGAAGTTTCTGTGAGAagacaaaagcttttctttactTCATGATTGTCTTAAAACAAAGATTGGATTTAAAATGTGAAGCTCTATAAATATTGACCTAAGAAATACAGTTTAATACAGGTGATTCTTCAGCTTCTGGATGTCCAACTTAAAAGCACATCAGAAGCCTCTGTTATCATAAGGTAAAACATTCTCTGCATGTTTTGCCTATTAGAACACGTGTCAGTGACCACTTTTGCCCTTTTCTTATCTCAATATGTGCTGAAATCCACTACCTTTGGCTACATCTTCTCCCTCCtctaaatatttgctttttggCAGCAGATGTACAAGCAGAATTGACTGCCAAGATGCTGAACTGGAGACAGCCCCAGTGAGCTGCTGTCACAGCGTTCAGCTGccaaacatgaagaaaaataacgAAAGTTCATCTCCACTTGCCCCCAAACACTTCTGCCTCAGGAATGACACCCTCgtgtgcagagcagctgggtggaCATTTAACTGGAAATGAGCTATTGAGTATTTTAACTGTGATTTGTGCTTTTCAGTTTCCCCCCACATTAACTCCCAGCTACAGGCACTACTTTCTTCATTGCCAGTCCCCGAGGAGACAGCGGATAGGGAAGGATGCACTCACCTGTGACTATTTTGGACGCTGTTTGCGTGGGATTTGCAGCCACCCCATCTCCAGGCAGCTGAGAGGGAGGGTGAGGCGGAGGGGGGACACTGGGTCTGTTCCTGGGCTTGGGCACGGGCCGTGGCCGGGGCAAGGTGCCACTCTGAGGTAAACAGGGAGCCTGGCAGGGCTCAGGGGGGGCAGCATGGGGGTGCTTCCCCAGCGGGGGCGTGTCGGGCGGAGTCGGAGTCTGCGGGAGcgaggagcagggctgctctggtcCGTGCTCACTGGGAGATGCTTGGCTGCTTGCTTtgggctgcaggggaggagTTGCCTGTGTTGGGGGCTGCGGAGGTGGGTGGCTGGGAGCTTGGATTGGGGAGAGGCTGCTGGAATATCTCCGAGGTGCAGAAACCTGGGAAGAGGAGGTCTGGGCTGCTCCTTGGTTTGCATGttgagcaggaggagaagagcTTCTGGCAGGTGGTTTTGGAGAGACAGAAGGTGgctgagcagctggggaagagctTTGGCTTCCTGGCTGCCCCGGTGGGGGGTTGGCTGGTTTTGGTGGGGCTGGCGCTGGCTTCTTCATAGCTGTGGAGAGAAGGGGGGAGATTCCAGCATCAGGGACTGGGGGGGCTTTTTACAGGGGCATGCAGCAATAGGACACAGGacaatggcttcccactgacagagagtggggttagatgggatagtgggaaggaattctttcctgtgagggtgggcacagggtgcccagagaagctgtgtctgccccacccctggcagtgtccaaggccaggctgggatagtggaaggtatccctgcccatggcagggggcggaacaagatgagttttaaggtcccttccaacccaaaacattttggAATTCTCTGATTCCAAACCAAGCTCCCAAAGAAAGCAATTAGCTGGACAAAAAATCCTCAGGTATGTTATCAAAATAGAATGGTGCATTACCAAGTACAAGCATTTACTAATCAATAGCTTTTGAGAGAGTTTGTTAAACAGCACTGGTGACACTATCACCATTCAGAGAGTCCAAAAGTCACAGCTGCTTTACAGCCAGGCCTTGGGGACAAGCCAACAGATTAAACTGCTGTCTGTGTAAGGGCAGAGATGCTGATAAAGTTATTTTAGTAGCATTTTTGCAGCACATCAAGAGTTGGAACGCAGTGGcttgaaaagcaaataaacacaCACCTCTCCTCAGGGCGTGGGGACTGGGACCAGCAGCGTTCTGGGGCTGGGTGacagagagctgggaggtgctgggtgctgcctgGCCAGGGGCAGGGCCCGCCTGGCCACCGTTCCTCACCGGTGGAGGAGTGGCTGAAGATGTGCTGTCCTTGGATTTCGAGGTACTGGAAATTAAAAAGCCCACATTAGAGACGATTGTAACGTGCCTTGCCTGGCTCAGCTGCATCTGTTCCATTACAAACTGTGCTGtggatcagatattaggaaacaattttcactgaaagcattgtcaagccctggcacaggtacccagggaagtggtggagtcacagTCCCTCAAGTATTCAAAAaacgtggatgtggcacttgaggacatggttcagtggtgaacactgtggcagtgctgggttgatgaTGGAGGATGAGCCAGCTCCTCTGGCTGTGCACCTGCAGCCTTCACTCACTTCTCTGTATTTAGAGTCACCTGCAGCAATTTAGCCCTCAAAAGGACTGACTTACACTCACTTCTTCCGGCACTTTGCAGCCCCCATTTCTCCAGATGGTGTTAATAAATTGCGAGTACTTGCACAGAGGCTGTGCAGATTTTAGGTGCAACTTTCAGACACAACCCCGAAGGTTTCGtttcagctgcctctgccacAAAGGCCATCTGTGGAGGAAATACTGGTCTGCAGGGGATTTCCAAATGAGCTGGTTTTGTAAATATGTCACCTGAGAATGAGCTTTGTGCACAAGAGTCAGTGCTGCATCACACCCCATGGTGGGGTTTCACCCTGAGACGCCAAGGTTGACATTTGGAAGCACTACAGGCCTTACACGTGGcttgccacagctctcagacCACTGAAGAGCTGAGAGCAAAGTGCTGCTTGCACCTCACAGGAGGAAGTCAGGCTGCTGCAATTAGCCTTGGAGTCCAGGGACACAACTGCAGAGCTTCAAGAGTAATTAAATAGCAAAGAGCCTGTGTACATACTTGCCCTAAAGAAACTAATCCTGAAATACGATAAACTGACTGCAAGTTTTCTAGTAAGCAAATCTGCTCATCAGTAACACTTGCTAcagacaaataaacaaaacaagacatCCAGATAACATGTACAAGAAACACCAAACAAGACCAACAGGTTTCTGGTATTGCCACTGTAGGTTTTGCTCTTTCAGCAGCAAACTGGTATCACCTGTGTGCACATCTCTAGAGCATAGCCTGGGAAGGTCAATGTGGGCAGTAGAAATAGAGtctatatttgtatttttcatcatcattttttcccccaagaattCCATTATCTCAGAAGATGAACTCCAGAACAGACAGAACTATGTAAGTTATATTAGAAGATGAATTCTGGAACATCCAGAACCATGGATATTATTTTATAAGACCAATTCTGGAATATCCAGAACCGTGTGTGCAATTTCAGAAGCCCAGTTCTGGACCCACAGACATAGCAGGAGAGCTCCTGCACGGTGCTGCTGCCCACACCTGCCAGGCACATCCCATGGGGAAGAGGTGCCAGCCCCAGGTGACAACAgtttgctgctggagctgctgccaagcCGCTGCCAGCACAAGCCGTGCCTCTTACCTGGCATCCTCAGTGCCTGGAGCTTGGGGCTgttctgctgaggcagcagagggagcagggccagccccagggccaggctcagccccggcaggctggcagtgctgctcgGCTGCCACCGCGGCCGCGCCGGGCTCGCAGGGCGGCAGCGGGGGCTGGAAGGCCGGCGATGTGAGCTTTCTGTTTACAGTGCCACATCGCCGCGGGGTCGCGGGGAAGTCCAGAACCTTCACACCAAAGCtacagagagaagagagagtgAACACAGCAGGCAGCCAcccccaggtgctgcagcagcaggactcGGGGTGTCCCACCCCCAGACAAACCCCGACATGCAAAGCAGCAACAAGGAAAGCTCCACTGGCTGCACAACACCACGATGTTAAAGCTTCCACTGGCTGCAGAACACCAGGAATGTTAAGACATGCAACAGGATTTGGCTTATCCCCACAGAGGGATAAGCTAAACGTCAGTGAACAAACTACTCAATTACATCTGGAGACAAACATTGATGACAATGAGGTCAGAGCACTCAGAATCTCACATGTAATTACAGACATTTCCTTACACAGCAGAGTAGCTCCTCACTACATGTATTCTGCCACACGAATTTTGTTTCTATCACACACTAAGTTGCAGTAGAGATTCAAAAAAAAGCTACTGGATACAGGCTGTGATTTGGTGGTTGGAATGAGAGGTCCTTAtagtcctttccaacccaaataattctgtttGTGTTTCAAAGAGAACAGTGGAGAAACTGACCCAAACTCTAACAGATTTTAGAATGTATACAGCACATTTATTctagaatttaattttattcttgtgTTCAACATTGAATCTTGAAttgattttcttcctcctctgtgaGTGCTGACAAATTTGCATGTGGCTGGTCATAGCTAACAGGTAACAACTCAACATTTGCATCAACAGCTAAAACAAGCACATCACTTAAATACTCATGATGAGTGATAAGAATGAACATTACACTACATGTTATATGGGAAACAGCACGTTTTACTGGGAGTTTTTAGCATTCTACTGCTTGCTTTGGCAATACTGTACCATCATCAACTCAGAAGTCTTATCATGAAGGCACCAGGTAACACCACCTCAGCTTATGGGCTTTGAAAGAGAAGCCATGGAATACCAGAAAGTTAGAGACTCAGAGAAGCTACTGCAGACACTTCTGTTCCAGTGAATCTTAGACCACCCCCAATCTGTACCAGGAAAATGGAAACTGGGAAGAGCAATATCTGCTTGGGATTTAACATGCACAGAGTGTAACGGAAGGAAGTACATTACCTTTGAGCCATCCTCAGGCTGCAACAACAGGAAATAAATCACTATTGTTATCTACAGTATTTCCATGAAATTCCTCTCCTGTCACCAATGAAAGTGTCTGAAGCCTCATTGGAAGAGGGCTAATAATGGACCCCTAACCTGAGAATCACACCTACCTTTCCTTCTTCAGCAAATCCCCTTCCATCACAGTCATGCTCAAAGgcctcttcctctccagggTCCCACATTCATAGTCATTCCCAGTGTGTGACAAGTGATTGGAATTAACAGTAGGAACTGCCACAAATGCCCCAGACACATTGAAATCTTCATCTGGAAGAGGGACAGACAGAATGCCTCCTAAGACACACATATCCCAAGTGGTGCCTCACTGCACAAGCCACTGGGGGTTGACCTGGAGGGTAATGTAAAACTCCTGAGCTATGGCAGGAACTCACCTCCAGGGAAGAACCAGTCTGCGTGCTGAATAATGGGCTCAATAACTGCTACCACATGCACTGAAGTGGCTGCTGCCATTTCAGCAAGGGATCTGCAGGAGAGATTTGAAGAACACTTTATTCAGAGTTCTATCaaagtaagaaaattaaaatcaattcAGATTACATGAATAGCAATTTAGGCTAAGCATGATGGATTAACTCCTCAGTACCAGAGAAAGAGCAACTGTGCTGAATACTCCAGACTATTCAGTAACATTCACAGCTTCTGGAAACATCCCTAAAAATCTTCCTGCCTCAAAGGACCTGGAGGCACGGGCTGaaagaatatttgaaatattttttaggCAGTCTGTTGCTGTGAATAGACTAAAGGATTCAAACCAATCAATTCTACAGCTTCATCCAGTTCTGCTTTGTAGCTTTCTTTAAAGAACTCACCCTTCATTCTTTGCCCACAACAAGTTGGGGCCCAAGACTATGGCGATGTTGCTCGGTGTCATTTTGTTAACGTCGCTGTTCTGGGCAAGCTTGGCTAAAAATTTGATTAAATACCTACAAAAAGGAAAGTAATAATTAAACAGCAGGAACTAAGAGCATTTCTTATTGAaagcaagtaaataaaaattcaagaaCTTGTAAAGAGAGCTCCCAACAACACAGAAATGAGATGAGCAGCCTTCTTGCTTGGCAGCTGCCCAAGGCTTCTGCTCCTGAATCATAAAAGTTGAACTGAGTAGCAAAGAAAGCACCTCCTATCCTAGCAAAATAGAACCACAGAAATATTatatttccacagaaaaacacaTAGATTCAGCTAGTTTCACGTCCTGTAACGGAAATTCCATGCTTCTAGGAATCACCAGAGCTGGTTTTGTTCCGGTTCATTTCcaaaatgcaaaaccaaaaggaaaaatgagatgTTTAAGATAGATTCAGGTGATTTCTAAGACTGGAAACTACAGCAAAGAGCAGAGTGTGAGCCATAAGTAGAAGGGTTCTGTGCATCACTATTTTCAGACAGTCAATAGTGAATTAAGCTGAGAACACCACCTATGCATACCCACTGCTGCAGGAAAtaagaagtatttttataaaTCTCACTGAATTTGGCCAAGAAAAGCACACCTGGATTAGAGTTTAAGTTAATTGGCTTTGAGGTGCAAAGCAGCTGAGCTAAGAGATGTTTATGCCTACCTGAAGTTAACACGGTAATGCTCAGGTAATCTGTTACAAATCCTCCATAACTCTTGGAGCTTCTTATCCTGGTCCTGAATACTGAAACgagaaaaaaatgccatgaCATCTTACTTTCAGGTCAGAAATTTGTTGTGTCTGCAGTGACAAAGAGATGATGGCATAAACTTCCATTTATGCCAAATAAATGCATTGTTCTGTGCTCAGGAACTCAGTAACCTGCTACTCAGATCCCTGAATTACCTCTACCTGCAACAAAACTGCTTGAGCATCAATACTGTGCAGCCAGCAACCTGAATCAGCCCTTATGGTTAAACAAAACAGATATTTCACCACATTTTGTGCAATTTGTACTAagctatttattatttaaaataatttgttgcaTGACATACCTGTTAGTGGAAAAATAAGTAACTGTGTGAGCTTGGTTGTTTCTTTTGAATTCATCTATGAAGAATCAAAATTAATAGAAATATGCAGCATGATTTCCTGTACAGCTATTTTTAGCATGCTTACTTTGCAGCTTGTGTCCACTCCTCATACAGGCTGTAGGTCATGAGAGGCTCTGGCAGCTCCCGCAAATAGGATTTCAAGGCACCTGCAATGCAGACAGGGACAGGTTGGCTCCTCAGCCACTGCTTTCAGGCTTCAGGGAAAATCTGCCCTCAGATTTGCAGTTGTATCTGTGCAGTAAGTCCCAAGTACCAGGGAAACACTGGCAAGATCTGACATTTGCAAAGTGTAACTGCTCAGATCTTAACACAAAGCATCTGTCAGTAATTAGTGCAATTTGACAGAAACATGGGCTATAAAACTCAATCATCTCTTCAGAACAAAGAACTTTTGAAGATGCATTAAAGGTCTACACATGGGTCTAATCTGCCTTGACCATATTAACACTCTTGTCATGAGAGGAGATGTGACAGTTAAGTCATTATGGTCACCTGAATTTTACACACCATTGTCACAAATGCATCAGGTGTGGTCACCACGGGCACCGTACACTTATCTGTGTCAAACTGTGCAGTGAACTTTCAACTTCTCCCAGTTTAACTGTGGAGATCATGGAGCATGAAGCTGTGTTGTATCAATTTACACCTGGTTTGGATTCGGAACACTCCCAGTACCTGCAACAGCGTGGGGATCTGAGTAAAACTCATCAAGCTGGGAAGTGGAACAGTCCAGGGCAGCTTTCAGCTTTTTTAACTTGGAGGCTCCAGCAGCAATTCTGAACAAGCCCTgcatcacagaaataaaatttattgaTTGGTAACCACACTTTGGCACAAGCATGGAAGAGCACCAGTTTTACAACAGCCTCTTTCAGAACATTTCAGCTTTGGTGCCTTCCCCTGACAGTGTTATGACCCAGCTGGCCCGTCGTGTATCGTGTCACATCTGACCACAGTTTAGCTCCCCCCCCACCCTTGACCCATCCCTAATTTCATTGTATGTGCACCCATCTCCAAGACACTTCACACAGTGCTGAGGTTATTCTGTTGCAAAACATTTACCAACTACATTAATGAGTGAGTTACTGAAGCAACATGGTAACAAACAGACACCACTTCATGAGCTTGACTGGGCCCTTTTTCTCCCACTTCCTGGCCTGTGATCTGGAACTACCCACCTCCTCTCTCATCCCTGTTTCCAGGAGCATCATGACACAGGCTTCGATAGGAACGGCGATTTCCCGCCCACTGCGCTTGAGATGCTCTTCCAGGGGAGTTCCAAAAGCTGGTTTTTCAGTCCATTTGTCTAAGTTGGAGAGTATCAAAACACTGAGCAGAATATCTACCAAATCCTTGAACTACAGCCCAGgcaagaagagaagaaagcctCTAGTACAGCACAGAAATGTTCAGACTACAGCAGGAGTTTTACAGCCCTTGATTGGTAAAGTCCCTTGGATcatgaggaaagagaaaatgaggcTGCTGGTGGTCAAGAAAAGAATACTTCTGCATCTTTCTGGATGAAGTATCACATACAAATTCTGTATATAACTGGAATTACAAATAACAAACCTCAGCACAAGTGCCAGCACAAGGCTGCACATTCTCATAACACTGATTTGGCTCCAGTCTGCAAGAATCTGTGAGGAAAATTTTGTACAGATTGCATGACCTGggctgatttttgttttaactgtATTTAGGGTGAATAAAAACTGAGCTGTTAATAAAAAGTTTATTCCTTAAATTTGATTCCTTAAATTAGCAAATTACAGTGAATGTTAACAGCCCCAGTGTATCACATCAGAACTACCACGGTTACAGGCCAACActgtaattttcaaattttcgATTTATTTCTTTAGTTCTTGTTTAACTCCAATTGGCACAAATTTCTCCAAATTGAATgtgaatttcttctttcctaCAATTTATGTTCTGAcccatttctgctgttttaactgaaaaaatgcagatgtaAAAGGTTATTGTTAGTACAGATGTGTTACTTCTTTTATGTGGAAAAGAGGCCAAGAAAGACAAAAACTTCAGAGGACTTCAAAGAGTGCTCTGAAGGCAAAGTGTTTCTGCAAAGGATTTAATTCactccttttctttaaaaaaccacaTCAATCACATCCCTTGTAAGGTTTTAGTTCCTCTCATTCATTAACATGCCATGAAATGCACGTAATATTTCCCAACTTTTGCAAGTTACAGCAAACATTAGGAAAATAAACCTCAGTACTTGTTCAAAGTCCCAGctctcatccctggaagtgtcccaggccaggctggacagggcttggagcaatggggtagtggaaggtgtccctgcccatggcaacggtgggcactggatgggctttagggttccttccaacccaaagcttTGTGGGATTCTAATTTACACCACAGCTAGAAACACAGTGTGAGAAATTCCCTACATTTAGCCACTGGACTACCATGGCTCCCAGCCACCTTCTAGGGAGGCCAGTCTGTTCTGAAGCATTtgttcctcagctgctctgtagAAACTTTCCATACAACAGTAACAAATTTCAAGCCATATCCACAAAGAACcttctgcacagccctgctAAGCCCTGGTGCTGCACCAGCATCACCTCTgcattccctcctctcccacactGACAGAGTACAGATATTCCACACCATCTTCCACAATGCTctcatttatttatgtattgAATTGGTTCATCTTTTACAACCTGCATGTGGCCACAACTGAAGATACCTGAGCCTTGCTGAGCTCAGATTGTACTTTCTCTCAGACTCTGTTCACCTGTTTCTCCAAAGATtcagggacagcacagccaacATTTTGGAGAGTAGTTTCCAAAACACACAGTGCATGTTCATGCCAAGTCATCAGTGATACACCTGAAAGTCCCCTGACAGTGGAAGCTCAGCAGCAGTTCCAGTTCTTCTTAGGGAAGAAATGAAGCTCTACAGTTCACTTTTTTAGCTGCTGATAATCAGCACAAGAACCCAAACTCTCAATTTTCCAGCAGGCAGTGCACACTGGGAAAGAGGATTGCACAAAATgggggggggtggtgggggggggggggtaagAATCAAGCTCCTTAAAATACATGGAGTTTTCCTGATAATCACCTGTAATCACTCAAGAACCAAATCACAACAACACTTTCACTGGCCTAAAGAGCCAGGTATGACTTAGCAAAAGGGCACAAGGAAAACAGGTAAGCAAATAGAAAAATCCTTCCTTTACCCTCCTGAATATCAGAGATCCTTAATATTTCATTAGTGTGTTAAACATGGCTGGAGAACTCCAGAGAACACGAAGATGGAATTATGCTTGGGAGTGTAAAATTGTTAAGCAGATCAAAATGGCCTCATTAAATCAGTCTGCATGCAAGAGAATCAAGATAGAGGAGGAGAATATTGTGCATAGGTGGCACAGGCAAGGAGAAGCATCAGCCAGAGCACAGGTTACTTTACCTTGATGGGCTTGAATTTCGGGTAGGACCTTTTCTATGACTGCTAATGCTTTTCTATGGTAATCTGCTTGTGCTTCTAATAACTGAGAACAGAagccacattttaaaaacaaaaagagcattAGCTTCTGATGAGCACATAAGACAAGACTAAAGGTTTAGCACACAAAATGTCATCTCTGAGAACTGAGtgtctgtgcccagctgtgctgaacCAGAGCCCCACTGCCAACACTCACCATAACAAAGCAGCGGGCGTATTCCCCTTCCTTGGACACGAAGCTGTACATGTCCGCAGCCAGCTGATCCTTTGGGAAAGATGCAAAGCAGGGCAGCAGATTTACTCATTTCAAAATGTACAGAAAGATCTATTGTGTTTATTTTGCCTGCAGGAAGTTTGAACTAAGAAGCTGTAATgcacctgctctgctccatgtGTTCTTCAAGCAAAATGAATCCAAAACCTTAACTCTGGTTTACCCAGCAAAGCACTTGCCCCCTTCAGTCAAGAACATATTGCCATTCAATCCAGTTATTCATAGCACTCAAAGACAAGTACTAATAAAAATGGTTTCAGTTCTCAGTACTCAATGGAGTATTTGCTGTTGAGAAGTGAAAATGAATGTCaactgctcagagctgtgacAACCAGCATGGTCCTGGGATTTCCCAGCTTCAGTTTCCTCCAGGTGCCTCCTACTGCATGGCTGCTCCCCGGCTTGGAGCACCCAGAACATTCATTCATGCCCAGGACATTGTTGTCTCAgactgaaactgaaaataatgtCAAACACCCAACTTAGAAAAACCCTGGATGGAGTTCCTCATTGAACTAAAGCAATTCAAAGATCAGCTGGCATTAAAATACTCCTAGGACAGGCAGTGTCACAGCCACATGATTTGCAGCTGCACAATTGGGCAATTACATGGGAGGTCTGGAAGGGACACTCATCCTGTCCTTACCTTGCACTGCTCTACTTTATTTCCAGCTTCATCCATCTCTTCCTTAAGAGATTCTATTTTTGAAGGATGCACTTGGAAATTTGTTCCTGAAGTCTTGTGGGCTTGGTTGTATCTAGGGAAGAAAAGTTTCATTTGGTGAAAATCAATATTCCACAAGAATCTGCATTCATGGCTTCTTTGGAATTGGTTTCTTTCAACAGGaaacaaaccccacagttccA
Coding sequences within it:
- the ARHGAP17 gene encoding rho GTPase-activating protein 17 isoform X1, translating into MKKQFNRMKQLANQTVGRAERTEVLSEDLLQIERRLDTVRSVCHLAQKRLIACLQGQHGTDPDKRHKKLPLTALAQNMQEGSVQLSDETLLGKMLDTCGDAENKLAMELSQHEVQIEREVIDPLCLLTETEIPNIQKQRKQLAKLVLDWDSARGRYNQAHKTSGTNFQVHPSKIESLKEEMDEAGNKVEQCKDQLAADMYSFVSKEGEYARCFVMLLEAQADYHRKALAVIEKVLPEIQAHQDKWTEKPAFGTPLEEHLKRSGREIAVPIEACVMMLLETGMREEGLFRIAAGASKLKKLKAALDCSTSQLDEFYSDPHAVAGALKSYLRELPEPLMTYSLYEEWTQAANIQDQDKKLQELWRICNRLPEHYRVNFRYLIKFLAKLAQNSDVNKMTPSNIAIVLGPNLLWAKNEGSLAEMAAATSVHVVAVIEPIIQHADWFFPGDEDFNVSGAFVAVPTVNSNHLSHTGNDYECGTLERKRPLSMTVMEGDLLKKESLRMAQSFGVKVLDFPATPRRCGTVNRKLTSPAFQPPLPPCEPGAAAVAAEQHCQPAGAEPGPGAGPAPSAASAEQPQAPGTEDASTSKSKDSTSSATPPPVRNGGQAGPAPGQAAPSTSQLSVTQPQNAAGPSPHALRRAMKKPAPAPPKPANPPPGQPGSQSSSPAAQPPSVSPKPPARSSSPPAQHANQGAAQTSSSQVSAPRRYSSSLSPIQAPSHPPPQPPTQATPPLQPKASSQASPSEHGPEQPCSSLPQTPTPPDTPPLGKHPHAAPPEPCQAPCLPQSGTLPRPRPVPKPRNRPSVPPPPHPPSQLPGDGVAANPTQTASKIVTDSNSSIPEPLPNPPSELPAEPAGRELHNHLLLDIDNDTESTAL
- the ARHGAP17 gene encoding rho GTPase-activating protein 17 isoform X4, producing MKKQFNRMKQLANQTVGRAERTEVLSEDLLQIERRLDTVRSVCHLAQKRLIACLQGQHGTDPDKRHKKLPLTALAQNMQEGSVQLSDETLLGKMLDTCGDAENKLAMELSQHEVQIEREVIDPLCLLTETEIPNIQKQRKQLAKLVLDWDSARGRYNQAHKTSGTNFQVHPSKIESLKEEMDEAGNKVEQCKDQLAADMYSFVSKEGEYARCFVMLLEAQADYHRKALAVIEKVLPEIQAHQDKWTEKPAFGTPLEEHLKRSGREIAVPIEACVMMLLETGMREEGLFRIAAGASKLKKLKAALDCSTSQLDEFYSDPHAVAGALKSYLRELPEPLMTYSLYEEWTQAANIQDQDKKLQELWRICNRLPEHYRVNFRYLIKFLAKLAQNSDVNKMTPSNIAIVLGPNLLWAKNEGSLAEMAAATSVHVVAVIEPIIQHADWFFPGDEDFNVSGAFVAVPTVNSNHLSHTGNDYECGTLERKRPLSMTVMEGDLLKKESLRMAQSFGVKVLDFPATPRRCGTVNRKLTSPAFQPPLPPCEPGAAAVAAEQHCQPAGAEPGPGAGPAPSAASAEQPQAPGTEDASTSKSKDSTSSATPPPVRNGGQAGPAPGQAAPSTSQLSVTQPQNAAGPSPHALRRAMKKPAPAPPKPANPPPGQPGSQSSSPAAQPPSVSPKPPARSSSPPAQHANQGAAQTSSSQVSAPRRYSSSLSPIQAPSHPPPQPPTQATPPLQPKASSQASPSEHGPEQPCSSLPQTPTPPDTPPLGKHPHAAPPEPCQAPCLPQSGTLPRPRPVPKPRNRPSVPPPPHPPSQLPGDGVAANPTQTASKIVTGGDGYCE